A section of the Solea solea chromosome 17, fSolSol10.1, whole genome shotgun sequence genome encodes:
- the LOC131443503 gene encoding toll-like receptor 5, giving the protein MWKPVLQLVLSGLYLQVTTGNSSCTLRGSVAGCAFRGLYWVPALPPNITSLYLESNYISEINSTALRAYDQLTELDLGSQKVQLVIRNNAFLRQGKLTRLVLGDNIGLQLEPRAFAGLYKLQVFFLDHCGLSYSILEGNYLQPLRSLELLELSGNTITRLRPGLFFSTLTRLTSLNLKLNQIERLCEEDLAGFRGKYFTFLTLSSNSIGRMYEKNGTGCGNPFKDMAFQVLDLSSNGFDVTKTRLFFRAIQGTPIAHLTFSGHMGKGFSHDNLADPDESTFEDLANSTVDVFDLSKNFIFFLKKAVFSALKVVRIINVSHNKINQINRNAFDGLQGHLQMLNLSSNLLGEVYSYTFANLTKLRILDLSNNHIGALGYKAFSGLPHLGALFLRGNSLRGLGSPALLPNLQYLFLNDNKLKFLHGIADLGLSSIHLDLSDNRLTNLEDVYDVVNHFKHLKYFIYGGNFIKWCQPILDDTLPYNNSLQVLDLHDSSLQMIWEQGKCLDLFNSLNNLLGLILSFNSITSLPRGIFRGLSSIEEMDLSSNALTFLEVDVFPLSLKSLVLSNNFLASPDPMTFQSLATLSLEGNHFHCDCHLESFLQWLDVTNVTLSPAETHRCGFPAALRDLPLVNYTAMVEPCEVDDDEAVQYLKFVLFIASALLVITVTLSGIVYARLRGHIFILYKKMVGRVLGGPKAAPPVEELQYDAFVCFSNNDYVWVEAALLKKLDDQFSEENIFHCCFEARDFLPGEDHLTNTRSAVWGSRKTLCIISKEFLKDGWCLEAFSVAQSRMLEELTDILILLVVGKVAHYQLMKYNAIRNLIQKREYLVWPEDPQDLDWFYERLITQLLKDNKMKKIEAEDRHHQPAQPDIRPQDDVELKEIRL; this is encoded by the exons GTGACCACAGGGAACTCATCGTGCACCTTAAGAGGCTCTGTAGCTGGTTGTGCCTTTAGAGGCCTGTACTGGGttcctgctcttcctcccaACATCACCAGTCTGTACCTGGAATCGAACTACATCAGTGAGATCAACAGCACCGCCCTCAGGGCGTATGACCAGCTGACAGAGTTGGACCTTGGATCGCAGAAAGTGCAGCTCGTCATCAGGAACAATGCTTTCCTCAGGCAAGGAAAACTAACAAGGCTGGTTCTCGGTGACAACATTGGACTTCAGCTGGAGCCGAGGGCATTCGCAGGACTGTACAAGTTGCAAGTGTTCTTTTTAGATCATTGTGGTTTGAGTTACTCCATACTGGAGGGCAACTACCTGCAGCCCCTTCGCTCCTTAGAACTGCTCGAGCTCTCTGGGAACACAATCACCAGACTCCGACCTGGACTGTTTTTCTCCACACTCACGAGATTGACTTCGTTAAACCTCAAATTGAATCAAATTGAAAGACTGTGTGAAGAGGATCTAGCTGGTTTTCGGGGGAAATACTTCACGTTCCTTACCTTGTCGTCTAACTCCATAGGAAGAATGTATGAGAAAAACGGAACCGGTTGTGGAAACCCTTTCAAAGACATGGCCTTTCAAGTCCTCGACTTATCCAGCAACGGCTTCGACGTCACTAAAACAAGACTGTTTTTCAGAGCAATACAGGGGACTCCCATTGCTCATCTTACATTCTCTGGACACATGGGAAAAGGCTTTTCACACGACAACTTAGCCGATCCAGATGAAAGCACATTTGAAGACCTCGCAAACAGCACGGTTGACGTTTTCGATCTGTCGAAAAACTTCATATTCTTTTTGAAGAAGGCCGTTTTCAGCGCCCTGAAGGTCGTGAGAATCATCAATGTTTCCCATAACAAAATCAATCAGATTAACAGAAATGCCTTCGATGGTCTTCAGGGACATTTACAGATGCTCAACCTGTCGTCCAACCTGCTCGGAGAAGTGTATTCTTACACGTTTGCCAATCTTACAAAGCTTAGAATATTAGACTTGTCTAATAACCACATTGGTGCACTGGGATACAAGGCATTCAGTGGTCTTCCTCATTTAGGAGCGTTATTTCTGAGAGGAAACTCCTTGCGAGGCCTTGGTTCCCCGGCATTATTACCAAACTTACAATACCTTTTCCTGAATGACAACAAGTTGAAATTCCTGCACGGCATTGCTGACTTGGGTTTGAGCAGCATACATTTGGATTTAAGCGACAACAGATTGACAAACTTAGAGGACGTTTATGACGTAGTGAATCATTTCAAGCATCTGAAGTATTTTATCTACGGTGGCAACTTCATCAAGTGGTGCCAACCTATTCTGGATGATACACTACCGTATAATAACAGTTTGCAAGTGCTAGATCTTCATGACAGTTCCCTGCAGATGATTTGGGAACAGGGGAAATGTCTCGATCTCTTTAATAGTCTCAATAATCTTCTTGGTCTCATTTTGAGCTTTAATTCAATCACATCACTCCCCCGAGGGATTTTCAGAGGCCTCAGCTCCATCGAAGAGATGGACCTCTCGTCCAATGCCTTGACATTTTTGGAGGTGGACGTTTTTCCATTAAGCCTGAAAAGCCTAGTCCTCTCAAACAACTTCCTGGCCTCCCCGGATCCCATGACCTTTCAGTCCCTCGCCACGCTCAGTCTGGAAGGAAATCATTTTCACTGTGATTGTCATCTGGAGAGCTTCCTGCAGTGGCTGGATGTGACGAATGTCACCTTGAGCCCCGCTGAGACGCACAGATGTGGGTTTCCAGCTGCTCTCCGCGACCTTCCACTGGTGAATTACACCGCCATGGTGGAACCATGTGAGGTGGACGATGACGAGGCTGTCCAATATCTCAAATTCGTCCTCTTCATTGCCTCTGCCCTCCTCGTCATCACCGTCACACTGAGTGGGATTGTCTACGCTCGCCTCCGCGGGCACATATTCATCCTCTACAAAAAGATGGTTGGCAGGGTTCTCGGGGGCCCAAAAGCAGCGCCTCCTGTCGAGGAGTTGCAGTACGACGCCTTCGTCTGCTTCAGCAACAATGACTATGTGTGGGTAGAGGCCGCTTTGCTGAAAAAACTTGACGACCAGTTTTCGGAGGAGAACATCTTCCACTGTTGCTTTGAGGCCAGAGACTTTCTGCCTGGTGAGGATCACCTTACCAACACCAGAAGTGCCGTCTGGGGCAGCAGGAAGACGCTGTGCATCATCTCCAAGGAGTTCCTGAAAG ACGGCTGGTGCTTGGAGGCGTTCTCTGTGGCCCAGAGTCGGATGCTGGAGGAGCTGACCGACATCCTGATCTTGTTGGTGGTGGGGAAG GTGGCTCATTACCAGCTGATGAAGTACAACGCCATTAGGAACTTGATTCAGAAGAGAGAGTACCTGGTCTGGCCCGAGGATCCTCAGGACCTGGACTGGTTTTACGAGCGACTGATCACACAGCTACTCAAAGACAACAAGATGAAGAAGATAGAAGCAGAGGACAGACACCATCAGCCTGCACAGCCCGACATCCGACCTCAGGACGACGTGGAGCTGAAGGAAATCAGACTGTGA